Below is a window of Herminiimonas arsenicoxydans DNA.
CAGAGGATTGATCATCAGTGATTGCGTCGCCCCCAGATCAGCGTTACTGCTCGCTGTAGCTTGCCGCGTGCCGGTAGCGCCGACAACCGGCCGCAATTCATAATTCATTTCCATGGAAAGACCGCCTGCATCAGGTACCGTTCTCGATGCAATATCCACCGCTTCCGTCATGCCTGCCGGCGGCGTCCACGTACCGGAACTTGCATATTCATGCACGGTCACCAGCATGCTGTTTGCCTTGATACTGGTGAGTCCTGTTGCCAAATGTGTAGTTGCACTTACCGTTGCAACCCCTGTCTCGTCTGCAATGGGCACGACGGTGTCTGCACCGCTGAAGGCAGCAATGCCGCCTACAGCACCCACATGGGTGCCGCCGGAAAACGTCCATGAATAGCTCGCAGGATCGCTGCCAGTTGCAACCCGGTAGTAAGTCTGCAAAGTGCTGGAGTTAGTCCCGCTACGCGAGACTTGCCGCACCAGTATCCAGCCGCTGGGCGGCGTCACAACGATCGTATTCAATCCAACCGCGATCGATGCAATCATGATGTCATCAGCCAGCACACCAGCCGGCTTGTTGATGGTCAAAATATTGCCGCCGGCTGGACGTAGTGCCAGCAATGCCCCCGTGCTCTCTGCGGCAACGTTGGTGGTCGCCACGACCGGGCCGACTGTTTGCGGTGTTGGCGTTAGTGGTCCGGTATCGAACAGCCCGACACCCGAATCATTACCGTTACCGGTCGTGGAAAAAATACGGTTAGTCCATGTCCGGCCATCAGTCGTCGTCATCGTCAGCGATCCCGGGTTCTCTGCCATATGATTGGCGAACAGCACCCATGCGCCATTGGTATTGACATTCAGCGAGCCGGATTCGATTGTTGTATCGCTGGCGGAAGTGGCAAATGAATAAGGAACATCGAACGGCGTTGTCGTATCTACTCCCCGATACGATGCGCAGCGAGAAATGATGCTATTGCCGCCGGAATGACCAATTGTCGGATTGCTCAGCGAAGTATTCGTCGCAATCCGCCAGAACAGCGATGCGCGATGTCCATTACCGCTGGTAAGCGAATACAGGGTATTCCAGCCGCTTGAAATGGTATGCACAACGTTATCATGCGATTCCACCACACATAAAATCAGGTCACCGGTTTGATAAGAAGGCAGGCCCGGGGAAATGCTGCCCGAAGCGGCATTATCCACACTCCCTCGACCAACGTAACTGATACCGGCACTTCCAGCTTGCAAGGCGGCAGAACTGGCAGCACGGAACACCACCTGCGCAGAAGCATCGGCGACAAACCCCAGCAGAAAAAATATGCAACAGACAAGCGAAAAAAAGCAGCAAAGCGCGTCTTTGCAAAATCCTCTCTTCCCCTGTTTGTTCTCGTATTCCATTGCTTTTATCTGCTTTTAATATTTATTTATATTTTGAATGCGAACTCTATGCCGCCGACCTTCAGTAATTCCATTTACAAACGCACCTGCACCACACGCTGTACATAATCGCTGCTGTTCGGCGCCGCATTCGGACACGTCCCACCTGCCGGTATATTGCACGCGGTCGCCTGGATAACCGCGCCATCGATATTCAATCCCAAACCGCTATCCGGCATGCACACCACCGTCACGGTAAAGCCACTCAGAGATGTACCTGCCGGCAGCGCAATACTGTCTGTTACGGCACCAGTGCAATAAGCCGGCACCTGCAACTTCTGATACACGCCCCACTCCATACCTGCACGAGCGGCATGATAGGCACGCGTACCCTGCACGTCCAGGGCCGAGCTTTGATGCTGTACGGTTGAAATCGTGACCATCGCTACGCCGAGCGCGGCCAGCACCACCAGCAGGAAAATGGCGCTGACCAGACTGAAGCCGCGCATCTTGCGCGTACATGTCATATGTTGAGATTCGGCACGCAAAGGTCGTTGAAAAATCATGGCGTATTGTCCACATGAACCTGATGAAACAAGGTAACAGTACCGCTGCCTGCGCGCTGCACGCCCAGTGTGATGCCGACCAGCGCACTGCGCACATTGGCCAGCGTGGCGTAATTGAAATTACAGGCTGTTATGCCGCTGGCCAGCAAACCCTTGGCAGCACTGGCCACAGGTTCTGTACTCGGCTGACTTGCCTGAATGGCGTAGCCGGAATAACG
It encodes the following:
- a CDS encoding Conserved hypothetical protein ; putative exported protein (Evidence 4 : Homologs of previously reported genes of unknown function) is translated as MRAESQHMTCTRKMRGFSLVSAIFLLVVLAALGVAMVTISTVQHQSSALDVQGTRAYHAARAGMEWGVYQKLQVPAYCTGAVTDSIALPAGTSLSGFTVTVVCMPDSGLGLNIDGAVIQATACNIPAGGTCPNAAPNSSDYVQRVVQVRL